In a genomic window of Vicingaceae bacterium:
- the rpsL gene encoding 30S ribosomal protein S12 produces MPTIQQLVRKGRTKVVKKSKSAALTSCPQKRGVCTRVYTTTPKKPNSALRKVAKVKLTNGIEVIAYIPGEGHNLQEHSIVLVRGGRVKDLPGVRYHIVRGTLDTAGVEGRKKSRSKYGTKRPKEQKK; encoded by the coding sequence ATGCCTACAATTCAACAATTAGTAAGAAAAGGTAGAACAAAAGTGGTGAAAAAGAGTAAATCTGCTGCACTGACTTCTTGCCCGCAAAAAAGAGGTGTGTGCACCAGGGTTTACACCACCACGCCAAAAAAGCCCAACTCTGCGTTGCGTAAAGTAGCAAAAGTGAAGTTGACAAACGGGATAGAGGTTATTGCATATATTCCCGGTGAAGGGCACAATCTTCAAGAGCACTCCATCGTGTTGGTGAGAGGTGGCAGGGTGAAAGATTTGCCCGGTGTGCGTTATCATATCGTGCGCGGTACGTTGGATACTGCCGGCGTGGAAGGAAGGAAAAAAAGCCGTTCGAAATACGGCACTAAGCGTCCGAAAGAACAAAAAAAATAA
- a CDS encoding hypothetical protein (possible pseudo, frameshifted) — translation MNEINNRGGDKTAGMSFVTMYPLYLKKCQKKGKSKEEPHLIIKWLTGYDENMIKEIIDKYITFIEFFEKAMSILYILK, via the coding sequence ATGAATGAAATTAACAACCGGGGAGGAGATAAAACTGCCGGAATGTCATTCGTAACTATGTACCCACTATACTTGAAAAAATGCCAAAAAAAAGGAAAAAGCAAAGAAGAACCGCATTTGATTATTAAATGGCTTACCGGTTATGATGAAAATATGATTAAAGAAATAATTGATAAATATATTACTTTCATCGAATTTTTTGAAAAAGCAATGTCAATCCTTTATATTCTGAAATAA
- the dnaA gene encoding chromosomal replication initiator protein DnaA — protein sequence MAKNHELVWQNCLRIIRDNINLQSFKTWFEPIKPVKLEKNVLTIQVPSQFFYEWLEEHYLDLLAKAIKKELGPDGRLEYSIIMENTLKSKNPVTIKIPASKRHATKNDPISLPIDLNKDKTIKNPFIIPGLKKVNVDSQLNPIYSFENFVEGDCNRLARSAGYAVAKDPGGTAFNPLFIYGGTGLGKSHLAHAIGLEVKERHPHKIVLYVGCEKFTLQFIEAVRNNEQNDFVHFYQMIDVLIIDDIHNLAGKEKTQEVFFHIFNHLHQNNKQIVMTSDRPPVELQGIEQRLLSRFKWGLAADLQVPDLETRIAILKKKMYAQGIELPYDVVEYLAYSITTNVRELEGALISLIAQSSLNKKTITLDLAKQMIDKFIKNTAKEISIDYIQKVVCDYYNLPIDVMKSKTRKREVVQARQVTMYFAKQFTKNSLANIGMMCGGKDHATVLHACKTVNNLIETDKKFRQEIETLRKKLSLQ from the coding sequence ATGGCAAAAAATCACGAGTTGGTTTGGCAAAACTGTTTGAGGATCATTAGAGACAACATCAATTTGCAGAGTTTTAAAACATGGTTTGAACCTATCAAGCCGGTGAAGTTGGAAAAAAATGTGCTTACAATTCAAGTTCCGAGTCAGTTTTTTTATGAATGGCTTGAAGAGCATTATTTGGATCTTTTGGCAAAAGCCATAAAAAAAGAATTGGGACCTGATGGAAGATTGGAGTATAGTATCATAATGGAAAATACCTTGAAATCAAAAAATCCGGTAACAATTAAAATTCCGGCCTCAAAACGTCATGCCACTAAAAACGACCCTATAAGTTTGCCAATCGATCTAAACAAAGATAAAACCATCAAAAATCCTTTTATTATTCCCGGTTTGAAAAAAGTCAATGTCGATTCTCAGCTGAATCCTATATATTCTTTTGAAAATTTTGTTGAAGGAGATTGTAACCGCTTGGCCCGTTCGGCCGGTTATGCTGTAGCCAAAGATCCGGGTGGTACGGCTTTCAATCCTTTGTTTATTTATGGAGGAACAGGGCTCGGAAAATCTCATCTTGCACATGCCATTGGTTTGGAAGTAAAGGAAAGGCATCCCCATAAAATTGTTCTTTATGTAGGTTGCGAAAAATTTACCCTTCAATTTATAGAAGCTGTTAGAAATAACGAACAAAATGATTTTGTTCATTTCTATCAAATGATCGATGTTTTGATTATTGATGATATTCATAATCTTGCAGGTAAAGAAAAAACTCAAGAAGTATTTTTTCATATTTTCAATCATTTGCATCAAAACAACAAGCAAATTGTGATGACTTCTGATCGTCCGCCGGTGGAGTTGCAAGGCATTGAACAACGCTTGTTGTCAAGATTTAAATGGGGATTGGCAGCAGATTTACAAGTTCCTGACTTGGAAACGCGTATTGCCATCCTCAAAAAGAAAATGTATGCTCAAGGTATTGAGCTACCCTACGATGTGGTGGAATATCTTGCATATAGTATTACCACAAATGTCCGGGAATTGGAAGGTGCTTTAATCTCTTTAATTGCTCAATCGTCTCTAAATAAAAAAACCATTACACTCGATCTTGCCAAACAAATGATTGATAAATTTATCAAAAACACAGCAAAAGAAATTTCCATAGATTACATACAAAAAGTAGTATGTGACTATTACAATCTGCCTATTGATGTCATGAAATCCAAAACCCGCAAACGCGAAGTTGTGCAAGCCCGTCAAGTAACCATGTACTTTGCAAAACAATTTACCAAAAACAGCCTGGCAAACATAGGTATGATGTGTGGAGGGAAAGATCATGCTACGGTTTTGCATGCTTGCAAAACGGTCAATAATCTTATAGAAACAGATAAAAAATTCCGTCAAGAAATAGAAACTCTTCGTAAAAAGCTTAGTCTGCAATAA
- the fusA gene encoding elongation factor G, giving the protein MAEFKKRDLRYTRNIGIAAHIDAGKTTTTERILYYAGINHKIGEVHEGAATMDWMEQEQERGITITSAATTVFWNYRGHQYHVNIIDTPGHVDFTVEVNRSLRVLDGLVFLFSAVDGVEPQSETNWRLANNYNVPRIGFVNKMDRQGADFLNVVNQVKTMLGSNAVPLQLPIGAEDKFKGVVDLVNFRGIIWNEEDLGMTYQVVPIPEDMMEEAKHYREVLLENVAEYDDKIMEKYFEDPDSITEDEILAALRKATIEMKIVPMCCGSAFKNKGVQTMLDYVMALLPSPLDIAAVKGTDPRTGEIIERKTTYEEPFCALAFKIATDPFVGRLCYIRVYSGVLDSGSYVYNSRSQQKERISRIFQMHANKQNQIPAIGAGDIGAVVGFKDIKTGDTLCDEKHPIVLESMKFPDPVIGLAIEPKTTADQDKLSMALSKLAEEDPTFRVHTDEETGQTVISGMGELHLEIILDRLKREFKVECNQGAPQVAYKETITGSIQHREVYKKQTGGRGKFADIIVKIEPGDPNKPGLEFINEVKGGNIPKEFIPSVEKGFKEAMQNGVLAGYPVNSLKVTLLDGSYHPVDSDSLSFELCAKLAFREALPKCNPQLLEPIMKLEVLTPEEYMGDIVGDLNRRRGVIEGMDDRAGSKVIKAKVPLSEMFGYVTQLRTLSSGRASSTMEFSHYEIAPANIQEAVVAKVKGVKA; this is encoded by the coding sequence ATGGCTGAGTTTAAAAAAAGAGATTTACGTTATACCCGCAATATAGGAATTGCGGCTCATATTGATGCCGGCAAAACCACTACCACAGAGCGTATTCTATACTACGCCGGTATAAATCACAAAATTGGTGAAGTGCACGAGGGTGCCGCAACCATGGACTGGATGGAACAGGAGCAGGAAAGAGGTATCACCATCACCTCTGCGGCTACTACAGTTTTCTGGAATTATCGCGGACATCAATATCATGTCAATATTATAGATACTCCCGGACACGTTGATTTTACCGTAGAGGTAAATCGTTCATTGCGTGTTTTGGATGGTCTGGTGTTTTTATTTAGTGCGGTCGATGGTGTTGAGCCACAATCTGAAACAAACTGGAGATTGGCCAACAACTATAATGTGCCCCGTATAGGTTTTGTCAATAAGATGGACCGTCAGGGAGCAGATTTCTTGAATGTGGTCAATCAAGTAAAAACTATGCTTGGCAGCAACGCTGTTCCTTTGCAATTACCCATTGGCGCTGAGGATAAATTCAAAGGGGTAGTGGATCTTGTTAATTTCCGGGGAATTATTTGGAATGAGGAAGATTTGGGAATGACTTATCAAGTTGTTCCTATACCCGAGGATATGATGGAAGAAGCCAAGCACTACCGTGAGGTATTGTTAGAAAATGTTGCCGAGTATGACGATAAAATAATGGAAAAATACTTCGAAGACCCCGATTCGATTACCGAAGACGAAATACTTGCCGCTCTCCGCAAAGCTACCATTGAAATGAAAATCGTTCCCATGTGCTGTGGGTCAGCTTTTAAAAACAAAGGAGTGCAAACTATGCTGGATTATGTGATGGCATTGTTGCCTTCTCCTCTTGATATTGCCGCTGTGAAAGGAACCGATCCACGCACAGGTGAAATTATTGAGAGAAAAACTACTTACGAAGAACCATTTTGTGCTCTGGCTTTTAAAATTGCTACAGATCCTTTTGTGGGTAGATTGTGTTATATCCGCGTTTATTCCGGTGTTCTCGATTCCGGCTCTTATGTTTACAATTCCCGCTCACAGCAAAAAGAGCGCATATCCAGGATTTTCCAAATGCATGCCAATAAGCAAAACCAAATACCTGCAATCGGTGCCGGTGACATAGGTGCAGTTGTTGGATTCAAAGATATCAAAACCGGCGATACTCTATGTGACGAAAAGCATCCCATTGTGCTTGAATCCATGAAATTCCCCGATCCTGTTATTGGTCTTGCAATTGAACCAAAAACTACCGCCGATCAGGATAAATTGTCGATGGCACTTTCGAAATTGGCCGAAGAAGACCCCACTTTTAGAGTGCATACTGATGAAGAAACCGGACAAACTGTTATTTCCGGTATGGGTGAATTGCACCTTGAAATTATTTTGGACCGTCTTAAAAGAGAGTTTAAAGTTGAATGCAATCAAGGTGCGCCTCAGGTAGCTTACAAAGAAACTATCACCGGTAGTATTCAACACAGAGAAGTGTATAAAAAACAAACCGGTGGTCGTGGAAAATTCGCTGATATTATTGTGAAAATTGAACCCGGAGATCCCAATAAACCCGGTCTTGAATTTATCAATGAAGTGAAAGGTGGTAATATACCTAAAGAATTCATCCCGTCTGTTGAGAAAGGTTTCAAGGAAGCCATGCAAAATGGTGTTTTGGCCGGATATCCGGTTAATAGTTTGAAAGTAACTCTTTTAGATGGTTCTTACCACCCTGTCGACTCAGATTCACTTTCATTTGAACTTTGTGCCAAATTGGCTTTTAGAGAAGCATTGCCAAAATGTAATCCACAATTGTTAGAACCTATCATGAAACTTGAAGTATTGACCCCAGAAGAATATATGGGAGACATTGTGGGTGACCTAAACAGAAGAAGAGGGGTGATTGAGGGAATGGACGACAGAGCCGGCTCTAAAGTGATTAAAGCAAAAGTTCCTCTTTCAGAAATGTTTGGTTATGTTACCCAACTACGGACTTTGTCATCCGGTAGGGCAAGTTCAACAATGGAATTCTCACACTATGAAATTGCACCTGCCAATATTCAAGAAGCTGTTGTTGCAAAAGTAAAAGGAGTAAAAGCTTAA
- the rplD gene encoding 50S ribosomal protein L4, with protein MELVVKNIEGKNTSKKVQLPDHIFGIEPNHHVMYLDVKLILANQRQGTHKTKERSEVSYSTRKIIRQKGSGGARHGSIKANIFVGGGRVFGPRPRDYGFKLNQKERKLARASALSAKVKDGALDVVEKIEIDKPSTKTFAKIAGNLSDGKKKLLFIVGELNKNVYLSARNLEGVNILSASKLNTYDVLNAQKVIILEDALSEIEKIF; from the coding sequence ATGGAATTAGTAGTTAAAAATATCGAAGGTAAAAATACGTCCAAAAAAGTTCAATTACCCGATCACATTTTCGGTATTGAACCCAATCATCATGTAATGTATCTGGACGTAAAATTAATTCTTGCCAATCAAAGACAAGGCACCCATAAAACAAAAGAAAGAAGCGAAGTTTCTTACAGTACCAGAAAAATTATCAGACAAAAAGGTTCAGGAGGTGCCCGTCACGGTAGTATCAAAGCAAATATTTTTGTAGGTGGTGGCCGTGTATTTGGTCCTCGTCCGCGTGATTATGGATTTAAATTGAATCAAAAAGAACGTAAACTTGCCAGAGCTTCGGCATTAAGCGCAAAAGTAAAAGACGGTGCTTTGGATGTGGTTGAAAAAATTGAAATTGATAAACCCTCGACGAAAACATTTGCAAAAATTGCCGGTAATTTAAGTGATGGAAAGAAAAAATTACTTTTTATTGTTGGAGAATTAAATAAAAACGTATATTTGTCGGCCCGAAATTTAGAGGGTGTAAATATATTAAGCGCTTCTAAATTAAATACTTACGATGTTTTGAACGCGCAAAAAGTAATTATTTTAGAAGACGCATTAAGTGAAATTGAGAAAATATTTTAA
- a CDS encoding metallophosphatase has product MSYYLNRRWFLKQLALLGSAAFIMPKELMAEWLWKHNWVKITILHTNDTHSRIDPFPDNDPKYPGLGGVVARSKMIDKIRSEEKNVLLLDSGDIFQGTPYFNLFGGKVELQAMSQMKYDAATIGNHDFDNGVEGLAKVLPYANFPLVCSNYDFTGTPLENKVEQFIVKQYDNIKVGIFGLGIELAGLVDPKLYGDTRYLDPLKKGYAMAKFLKKDLRCDLVICLSHLGFSYNFKKICDVDLAVMLQYIDIILGGHTHTFLKKGMRYRNKAGKEVIVNQVGFAGIQLGRIDVYFNLDMKAYKGLVSSEKVF; this is encoded by the coding sequence ATGTCATACTACCTGAACCGTAGATGGTTTTTAAAACAATTGGCTTTATTGGGGTCGGCCGCATTTATTATGCCCAAAGAGTTGATGGCTGAGTGGCTATGGAAGCATAATTGGGTTAAAATCACCATATTGCATACCAATGATACCCACAGCCGTATAGATCCATTTCCTGATAATGACCCGAAATATCCCGGTTTGGGTGGAGTGGTGGCTAGAAGCAAAATGATCGACAAGATCCGTTCTGAAGAAAAAAATGTATTGCTGCTGGATTCAGGCGATATTTTTCAAGGTACCCCATATTTTAATCTCTTTGGTGGGAAAGTAGAGCTACAGGCAATGTCACAAATGAAATATGATGCGGCTACCATTGGGAATCATGATTTTGATAATGGGGTGGAAGGACTCGCAAAGGTTTTACCTTATGCTAATTTCCCATTGGTATGCTCAAATTATGATTTTACGGGTACTCCACTGGAAAATAAGGTAGAACAATTTATTGTAAAACAGTATGATAATATAAAAGTTGGCATATTTGGTTTAGGAATAGAATTAGCCGGACTGGTGGATCCGAAATTATATGGAGATACGCGTTATCTCGATCCGTTGAAAAAAGGGTATGCAATGGCAAAATTTCTCAAAAAAGATTTAAGATGCGATTTAGTGATTTGCTTGTCTCATCTTGGATTTTCCTATAATTTTAAAAAAATTTGTGATGTGGATCTGGCTGTTATGTTACAATATATTGATATTATTTTAGGAGGCCATACACATACCTTTTTGAAAAAAGGGATGCGGTATCGCAATAAAGCAGGAAAAGAAGTGATTGTAAATCAAGTGGGTTTTGCGGGGATTCAATTAGGAAGAATTGATGTATACTTTAATTTAGATATGAAAGCATACAAAGGGCTCGTAAGTTCCGAAAAAGTTTTTTAA
- a CDS encoding S-adenosylmethionine-dependent methyltransferase produces MSISKGKLYLLPVPLGENADPGMLSVNHPAIVGALKKFVVENPRTARRYIKKIVPETDLDQVEMISTNEEELSQAINWLMKGENVGLMSEAGLPCLADPGNSLVLMCHQKKIQVIALSGPSSVFIALMLSGLNGQEFTFHGYLPAKTYERKQKIKQLNEICHKSKQTQVFIETPYRNMTLLKDLLINLNNDLYLSISSNLGLNDSFSLTLTIADWKKIPGELLKSWLHKKPAVFCLGYI; encoded by the coding sequence ATGAGTATATCAAAAGGTAAACTCTATTTGTTGCCTGTTCCTCTGGGAGAAAATGCGGATCCGGGCATGTTGTCCGTCAATCACCCGGCTATCGTTGGCGCTCTAAAAAAGTTTGTGGTTGAAAACCCCCGGACAGCTCGCAGGTATATAAAAAAGATTGTTCCCGAAACAGATTTAGACCAAGTAGAGATGATCTCTACAAATGAAGAAGAGCTTTCTCAAGCCATCAATTGGCTTATGAAAGGAGAAAATGTCGGATTGATGTCCGAAGCAGGTCTACCTTGTCTGGCAGATCCGGGTAATAGCTTGGTTTTAATGTGTCATCAAAAAAAAATCCAGGTAATTGCCTTATCTGGTCCATCTTCTGTTTTTATTGCATTGATGCTTTCGGGGTTAAATGGACAGGAATTTACTTTTCATGGTTATTTACCCGCCAAAACCTATGAACGAAAGCAAAAAATTAAACAATTGAACGAAATCTGCCATAAAAGCAAGCAGACGCAGGTATTTATAGAAACCCCCTACAGAAATATGACATTATTGAAAGATCTTTTGATCAATCTTAACAATGATTTATATCTGTCCATATCTTCAAACCTTGGATTGAACGACTCGTTTTCATTGACCTTAACAATTGCAGATTGGAAAAAAATTCCCGGCGAACTATTAAAATCATGGCTGCATAAAAAACCGGCAGTTTTTTGTTTGGGATATATCTAA
- the phuR gene encoding TonB-dependent receptor — protein sequence MKTIVKYVYYVFFIAFPVILNSQISLQGNVKGSDGLTLPYANILVKEVNKVWVADDAGKFEIQLKPGIYTIQFSYIGYKPLKIVVKALNDTSLNEIQLQTAVIETQEFVVEESQQSGRNSMAISTQKISPKELLSSGQDLAASLNYIPGVQAAQYSGGVFKPVIRGMQGNRMTVFAQNVRIESLQGQDDHGLSINNWANGGVEIIKGPASLIYGPGSMGGVLIFHDDLPAPVGTTKGFVNYRFFTSTLGNSLVANFKQSLQKFQYGIFVTGDLHKDFTQAGFIRVPNTRYHNAFTLLWAQTEWKKHIFHLSYSYFVQNSGLLPEEEEFIEDQYSIHEPYQQTTQQIFSLKHTWINKNSMWKNIIGLTKNNRKEFEEMHEDSTAINHEEHHNEASLDFGTDQIYWQSFVKKSFNKNSSFMAGTQNNFLKYQSKGHEKIFPDGTSVNLGFYLLYEFEKQRLKTSTGLRTDYNITQSINTFVEDSLMWTGQKLEYFNFPVFSMGVIYKLLTKWTLDFYASGGYRPPSFTELWSNGEHHGAFRYEIGNDQLKPEKNFEISFGSTYESEHIKASGNVYYNRILNYIDLIPQGIYIESFPVFVYSQYTAYIRGVEGMFEWHPHPFDWLHLQTSVNMIEGKSVEGNYLYRIPPMRWMNEIEVEKDWDKTIRHASFGVQWLWVDRQNRVGPNETTTPGYDLLNVYLKTHWKLANRSLYVNLRANNVLDRKYVDHLSYFKNTPGFYQQGFNMMIELHWEF from the coding sequence ATGAAAACTATTGTTAAATATGTTTATTATGTGTTTTTTATTGCATTTCCGGTGATTTTAAATTCTCAAATCTCTTTACAGGGCAATGTCAAGGGATCCGATGGGTTAACGTTACCCTATGCAAATATCCTTGTTAAAGAAGTAAATAAGGTTTGGGTTGCTGATGATGCCGGTAAATTTGAAATACAACTCAAACCCGGAATATATACAATTCAATTTTCATACATAGGATATAAACCGTTGAAAATTGTTGTAAAAGCTTTAAACGACACATCTTTAAACGAGATTCAACTGCAAACGGCAGTTATAGAGACGCAAGAATTTGTCGTAGAAGAAAGTCAGCAATCGGGAAGAAATTCCATGGCTATTTCAACCCAAAAAATTTCTCCTAAAGAACTTTTGTCCTCAGGACAAGACCTGGCCGCTTCATTAAATTATATACCGGGTGTACAGGCAGCTCAATACAGTGGCGGTGTTTTTAAACCTGTCATAAGAGGAATGCAAGGAAACAGAATGACTGTTTTTGCCCAAAATGTCAGAATCGAAAGTTTGCAAGGCCAGGACGATCATGGACTTTCAATCAACAATTGGGCCAACGGTGGTGTTGAAATAATCAAAGGTCCTGCATCATTGATTTACGGACCTGGATCAATGGGAGGGGTGCTAATTTTTCACGACGACCTGCCGGCTCCGGTTGGAACAACCAAAGGATTTGTTAATTACCGTTTTTTTACATCTACTCTCGGAAATTCGCTTGTGGCCAATTTCAAACAATCTTTACAAAAGTTTCAATACGGCATTTTTGTAACCGGTGATTTGCATAAAGATTTTACACAGGCAGGATTTATCCGGGTACCAAATACCCGTTATCATAATGCATTTACTTTACTTTGGGCCCAAACCGAATGGAAAAAACACATTTTTCATTTGAGTTACTCATACTTTGTTCAAAATTCAGGTCTTTTGCCCGAAGAGGAGGAATTTATTGAAGATCAATATTCCATTCATGAACCATATCAGCAAACTACTCAGCAGATATTTTCTTTGAAACATACATGGATAAACAAAAATTCGATGTGGAAAAACATCATTGGATTAACTAAAAACAATCGTAAAGAATTTGAAGAAATGCATGAGGATTCAACAGCCATAAATCATGAAGAGCATCATAATGAAGCAAGCCTTGATTTTGGGACAGATCAAATTTATTGGCAATCGTTTGTCAAAAAAAGTTTCAATAAAAATTCATCTTTTATGGCCGGCACGCAAAATAATTTTTTGAAATACCAATCAAAAGGCCATGAAAAAATTTTTCCGGACGGAACAAGTGTCAATTTAGGATTTTACTTGTTATATGAATTTGAAAAACAACGTTTGAAAACTTCAACCGGTTTGCGAACAGATTATAACATTACTCAATCAATCAATACTTTTGTTGAAGATTCACTCATGTGGACCGGTCAGAAACTAGAATACTTCAATTTCCCTGTTTTTTCAATGGGAGTAATTTATAAACTATTAACGAAATGGACGTTGGATTTTTATGCATCCGGAGGATACCGTCCGCCATCATTTACGGAGTTATGGAGCAATGGAGAACATCACGGGGCATTTCGCTATGAAATTGGAAATGATCAATTAAAACCCGAAAAAAACTTTGAAATATCCTTTGGAAGCACCTATGAATCAGAACATATAAAAGCAAGCGGCAATGTATACTACAATCGTATTCTAAATTACATAGATTTAATTCCTCAAGGCATATACATTGAAAGTTTTCCTGTGTTTGTATACAGTCAATACACTGCTTATATCCGAGGAGTGGAAGGAATGTTTGAATGGCATCCTCATCCGTTCGATTGGCTGCACTTACAAACTTCCGTGAATATGATTGAAGGGAAAAGTGTGGAAGGCAATTATCTTTATAGAATTCCTCCAATGCGATGGATGAATGAGATAGAAGTAGAAAAAGATTGGGATAAAACTATCCGGCATGCTTCTTTTGGAGTACAATGGTTGTGGGTCGACCGTCAAAACCGTGTAGGACCAAATGAAACCACAACTCCCGGATACGACCTGCTGAATGTTTACCTAAAAACTCATTGGAAATTGGCAAACAGATCGTTGTATGTCAATTTAAGAGCCAATAACGTTCTAGACAGAAAATATGTCGATCACCTATCTTATTTTAAAAATACCCCCGGATTTTATCAACAAGGTTTTAATATGATGATTGAATTACATTGGGAATTTTAA
- the amsI gene encoding protein-tyrosine-phosphatase: MALLERPVRILTVCLGNICRSPIAQGLVEHFANLKSIPVEVDSAGLASYHIGEPPHPRSLKVCKERGLDISHQRARAFNTKDYDYFDFILAMDKENLRDLKRFASNEEQLKKIFPVTHWISNGKEIIEVPDPYYGDEEDYEYVYELLEKSIDHFTDFLKNEYIKR; encoded by the coding sequence ATGGCGTTATTGGAAAGACCTGTGAGAATATTGACAGTTTGTTTGGGGAACATATGCCGTTCGCCTATTGCACAGGGTTTGGTCGAACATTTTGCCAATTTGAAAAGTATTCCTGTTGAGGTCGATTCTGCCGGTTTGGCCTCATATCATATCGGAGAGCCACCTCACCCACGCAGTTTAAAAGTATGTAAAGAAAGAGGTCTGGATATTTCACACCAAAGAGCACGCGCATTCAATACCAAAGATTATGATTATTTTGACTTTATTCTTGCAATGGATAAAGAAAATCTACGCGATCTTAAACGTTTTGCTTCAAATGAAGAACAGTTAAAAAAAATCTTTCCGGTCACTCATTGGATATCCAACGGAAAAGAAATAATCGAAGTGCCTGATCCATACTATGGTGATGAAGAAGATTATGAATATGTATACGAATTGCTTGAGAAATCCATCGACCATTTCACTGACTTTCTAAAAAATGAGTATATCAAAAGGTAA
- the rpsJ gene encoding 30S ribosomal protein S10 yields the protein MSQKIRIKLKSYDYNLVDKSAEKIVKTVKSTGAVVSGPIPLPTKRRIFTVLRSPHVNKKSREQFQLCTYKRLIDIYSNSPKTIDALMKLELPSGVEVQIK from the coding sequence ATGAGCCAAAAAATTAGAATAAAACTTAAATCTTACGACTACAATTTGGTTGATAAATCTGCCGAAAAAATTGTAAAAACAGTCAAAAGCACCGGTGCCGTTGTTAGTGGCCCTATTCCCCTTCCGACAAAAAGAAGAATATTTACTGTATTGCGCTCTCCACACGTAAATAAAAAGTCAAGAGAACAATTTCAGTTGTGCACTTATAAAAGATTGATAGATATTTACAGCAACAGTCCCAAAACCATCGATGCCTTGATGAAACTTGAGTTACCAAGTGGCGTTGAAGTTCAAATTAAATAA
- the rplC gene encoding 50S ribosomal protein L3 codes for MPGLIGKKLGMTSVYDASGKRVPCTVLEVGPCVVTQVKTKEKDGKDAIQLGFGERKEKNTPKALLGHCKKAGVTPKAVLMEFIEMNDYKVGDVITVDFFNEGEYVDVTGITKGKGFQGVVKRHGFAGVGGQTHGQHNRQRHPGSIGACSTPSRVFKGMRMAGRTGGKKEHIENLQVLKVIPEKNLLVVKGSVPGHKGSIIKVQKWN; via the coding sequence ATGCCCGGATTAATTGGAAAAAAACTTGGAATGACCAGCGTCTACGATGCCTCTGGGAAACGGGTCCCATGCACAGTGTTAGAAGTTGGTCCTTGTGTTGTTACACAAGTTAAAACCAAGGAAAAAGATGGCAAAGATGCTATTCAACTTGGTTTTGGAGAAAGAAAAGAAAAAAACACACCCAAAGCATTGTTGGGACACTGCAAAAAAGCAGGAGTTACTCCCAAAGCAGTGTTAATGGAATTTATTGAGATGAATGATTACAAAGTGGGTGATGTTATTACTGTTGACTTTTTTAATGAAGGTGAATATGTGGATGTAACCGGCATTACAAAAGGAAAAGGATTTCAGGGGGTTGTGAAAAGACATGGATTTGCCGGTGTTGGAGGGCAAACTCACGGACAACACAACCGTCAAAGACATCCTGGATCTATTGGTGCATGCTCTACTCCATCTCGTGTATTTAAAGGTATGAGAATGGCCGGAAGAACAGGAGGGAAAAAAGAACACATTGAAAACCTTCAAGTTTTAAAAGTAATACCCGAAAAGAACTTGCTTGTTGTTAAAGGTTCTGTTCCGGGACATAAAGGTTCAATCATAAAAGTACAAAAATGGAATTAG
- the rpsG gene encoding 30S ribosomal protein S7 produces the protein MRKTKAKKRTLLPDPVYNDPMVTRFVNNLMLNGKKTVAFTIFYESMKIIADRTKEDPIPIWKKAIENVTPQVEVRSRRIGGANFQIPMPIREDRKISMAMKFLIKFARERKDKSMAEKLANEIMAAYREEGGAFKKKEDIHRMAEANKAFAHFKI, from the coding sequence ATGAGAAAAACCAAAGCCAAAAAAAGAACGCTGTTGCCGGATCCTGTATACAATGATCCGATGGTTACACGTTTTGTAAATAATCTGATGTTGAACGGCAAAAAAACCGTTGCTTTCACGATCTTCTATGAAAGCATGAAAATAATTGCCGATCGTACAAAAGAGGACCCAATACCCATTTGGAAAAAAGCAATTGAGAATGTTACACCTCAGGTGGAAGTGAGAAGCCGAAGAATTGGTGGGGCTAATTTCCAAATACCTATGCCCATTCGCGAAGATAGAAAGATTTCCATGGCAATGAAATTTTTAATCAAGTTTGCCAGAGAAAGAAAAGATAAATCCATGGCCGAAAAACTGGCTAATGAGATTATGGCTGCCTATAGAGAAGAAGGCGGAGCGTTTAAGAAGAAAGAAGATATTCATAGAATGGCTGAAGCCAACAAAGCATTTGCTCATTTCAAAATTTAA